One Psychrobacillus glaciei genomic region harbors:
- a CDS encoding YqgQ family protein, with translation MKTVYDVMQLLKRFGIYIYTKDRLADLEMMEDEIKELYKMQMIEAKDFQIAILIVRQEQNKYKR, from the coding sequence ATGAAAACAGTATATGATGTAATGCAACTTTTAAAACGATTTGGAATATATATATATACGAAAGATCGTTTAGCGGACTTAGAAATGATGGAAGATGAAATAAAAGAATTATATAAGATGCAAATGATCGAAGCAAAGGACTTTCAGATTGCGATATTGATAGTAAGGCAAGAGCAAAATAAATATAAAAGATAA
- a CDS encoding YqgU-like beta propeller domain-containing protein, which produces MKKIGILIIFVMLLQGCSESKMTKKENEKTAIVDNASAITSTTKKASKEFPSISLTSSSFQSVIGWLSNDEILFIIFDKGKWTVQSYSVSNHLWNIIYTSTVPIIEGFIHPNKELILLHTSSNSSSAEVQIIHKNGYLVQSLSFESDELYMDWHPTNPDLIVFTTFYEDWTYNTFVYNSSTQNLQSIEVENPFVKWYDEDHLMLLRGSDSSLDGNELILYSISEKSLKETGIMHLIDVQNLGKSMLYIQINEEKKLYEYRFIDNEKQSSFEWTSPAISNYSEWVIPTISNVHSNQFFLIKGLKSGNVDESSDRGILSSISLDGERELGEVLTQPIACSPNGETCLGGYEKENWIQLNPLKEKVWIHLDE; this is translated from the coding sequence TTGAAGAAAATTGGAATACTAATTATTTTTGTCATGCTACTGCAAGGTTGTTCAGAAAGTAAAATGACAAAAAAGGAAAATGAAAAGACAGCCATAGTAGATAATGCATCCGCTATAACAAGTACAACTAAAAAAGCGTCCAAAGAATTTCCATCGATTTCATTAACTTCCTCCTCTTTTCAGAGTGTGATTGGATGGTTATCAAACGATGAAATACTTTTTATTATCTTCGACAAAGGAAAATGGACTGTTCAATCCTATTCCGTTTCGAATCATTTATGGAATATAATTTACACTTCAACTGTACCGATAATTGAAGGTTTTATTCATCCAAATAAAGAGCTCATCTTATTACATACATCAAGTAATTCTTCATCAGCAGAAGTTCAGATTATACATAAGAATGGATACTTAGTGCAAAGCTTATCTTTTGAATCAGATGAGCTATATATGGATTGGCATCCAACGAATCCAGATTTAATTGTTTTTACAACATTTTATGAGGATTGGACATATAATACGTTTGTTTACAATAGTTCTACTCAAAACCTGCAATCTATAGAGGTAGAGAACCCTTTTGTGAAGTGGTACGATGAGGATCACTTAATGTTGTTAAGAGGATCTGATAGCAGTTTAGATGGGAATGAGTTGATACTTTATTCTATTTCTGAAAAGTCATTAAAGGAAACAGGTATTATGCATTTAATTGATGTTCAGAATTTAGGGAAAAGCATGCTGTATATTCAGATAAACGAAGAAAAAAAGTTATATGAATATCGTTTCATTGACAATGAAAAGCAAAGTTCTTTTGAATGGACATCACCGGCAATCAGTAATTACTCAGAATGGGTCATACCAACTATTTCCAATGTGCATTCAAATCAATTTTTCCTAATTAAGGGACTAAAAAGTGGGAATGTCGATGAATCTAGTGATAGAGGTATTCTTTCATCTATTTCATTGGATGGGGAGCGGGAATTGGGAGAAGTTTTAACTCAACCCATTGCATGCTCACCAAACGGAGAAACATGCCTAGGTGGATATGAGAAGGAAAATTGGATTCAGTTAAACCCTTTAAAAGAAAAAGTCTGGATTCACTTAGATGAATAG
- a CDS encoding LTA synthase family protein: MMKKNWPTHSILVIAIVATWIKTYVVYHTSFDLKIENIMQQFILFINPLSFLLFIFGLSLFFKGAKARNRYIVITSIILSIVLYVNVVFYRFFTDFITIPVLFQTNNFSDLGNSAKSSINFTDIFYFTDVAILIIALKWLKIGQKISLVKPAVRRAYFVLAAAVLFLNLGLSEIERPQLLTRSFDREMLVKNLGPYNYHLYDLYIQSKSHAQRALADGSELVEVNNYVRSNQAEPNAKMFGLADGRNLIVISMESLQNFVINNDMNGHEITPFLNSLTKDKDTFYFSNFYHETGLGKTSDAEFLVENSLYPLGGGAVFFTHSGNKFHSMAESLNDKGYFTNVMHPNNKSFWNRDMMYQALSVQKFYDVNSYDVTDDNSVGWGLKDTPFLNQSVDLMADLPQPFYSRMLTLTNHYPFDLDEEDQFIPPYDSNSKTLNKYFQTVRYMDESLKSFFDDLKAKGLYDNSIIVMYGDHYGISENHNAAMAQYLGKEITPYESAKLQRVPFFIHIPHSGVGKVETEVAGQIDIRPTILHLLGVDTTKDMQLGADLFSKDHEDFAIFRNGGFVTDKLVYAGNACYDNSNGSEIGIENCQPYIDRTTQELGYSDQIINGDLLRFYDLKTGNLLIEQAEKENK; encoded by the coding sequence ATGATGAAGAAAAACTGGCCGACACATTCAATTCTTGTAATTGCTATTGTGGCTACTTGGATTAAAACCTATGTGGTTTATCATACAAGCTTTGACTTGAAAATAGAGAATATAATGCAACAATTTATATTATTTATAAATCCGCTTAGTTTTCTTTTGTTTATTTTTGGGCTATCACTATTTTTCAAGGGTGCAAAAGCTAGAAATAGATATATTGTTATAACAAGCATCATTCTATCAATAGTGTTATATGTCAATGTAGTTTTTTATCGATTTTTTACGGATTTTATTACAATTCCGGTATTGTTTCAGACAAATAACTTTAGCGATTTAGGAAACTCTGCTAAATCTAGTATTAATTTTACAGATATTTTCTATTTTACAGATGTTGCAATTCTTATCATTGCTTTAAAATGGTTAAAAATTGGTCAGAAAATTTCACTTGTTAAACCAGCTGTTAGAAGAGCATATTTTGTCCTAGCTGCAGCAGTGTTGTTTTTAAATTTAGGTTTGTCTGAAATCGAAAGACCACAACTTCTTACGAGAAGTTTTGATAGAGAAATGTTAGTGAAAAATTTAGGACCATACAACTACCATTTATATGATCTATATATTCAATCGAAATCGCATGCACAAAGAGCGCTTGCAGATGGTAGTGAACTTGTGGAGGTAAATAACTATGTTCGATCAAATCAGGCGGAACCTAATGCCAAAATGTTTGGTCTTGCTGATGGTCGAAACTTAATCGTTATTTCTATGGAATCTTTGCAAAACTTTGTTATTAATAACGATATGAACGGACACGAAATTACACCGTTTTTGAATTCGTTAACGAAAGACAAAGATACTTTTTACTTTTCTAACTTTTACCATGAAACAGGTTTAGGAAAAACGTCAGATGCGGAGTTTTTAGTTGAAAATTCTCTATATCCTTTAGGTGGTGGAGCCGTTTTCTTTACGCATAGTGGTAACAAGTTTCACTCAATGGCAGAAAGCTTAAATGATAAAGGTTATTTCACGAATGTAATGCATCCAAATAACAAAAGTTTTTGGAACAGAGATATGATGTATCAGGCACTTTCTGTTCAGAAATTTTATGATGTGAATAGTTATGATGTTACAGATGATAACTCTGTTGGATGGGGATTGAAAGATACTCCTTTCTTAAATCAATCGGTTGATCTAATGGCAGATTTGCCTCAACCATTTTATTCTCGTATGCTTACTTTAACGAATCATTATCCATTTGATTTAGATGAAGAGGATCAATTTATCCCTCCGTATGATTCTAATTCTAAAACTTTAAATAAATATTTTCAGACTGTACGATATATGGATGAATCTTTAAAATCATTCTTTGACGATTTAAAAGCTAAAGGTTTGTATGATAATTCAATTATTGTTATGTATGGAGATCATTACGGAATTTCTGAAAACCATAATGCTGCAATGGCACAATATTTAGGGAAAGAAATTACACCATATGAATCAGCTAAACTTCAGCGCGTTCCATTCTTTATTCATATTCCACATAGTGGAGTAGGGAAAGTAGAAACAGAAGTTGCAGGGCAAATTGATATTAGACCTACTATATTACATTTACTAGGCGTAGATACAACGAAAGACATGCAGTTAGGTGCAGATCTATTTTCTAAGGATCATGAGGACTTTGCCATTTTCCGTAATGGTGGTTTTGTAACTGATAAATTGGTGTATGCTGGTAATGCTTGTTACGACAATTCCAATGGTTCGGAAATTGGAATTGAAAATTGCCAACCGTATATTGATCGAACTACCCAAGAACTTGGATATTCTGATCAGATAATTAACGGGGATTTGCTACGTTTCTATGATTTGAAAACAGGAAATCTCCTTATTGAACAAGCTGAAAAAGAAAATAAATAA